In the genome of Deltaproteobacteria bacterium HGW-Deltaproteobacteria-18, one region contains:
- a CDS encoding ribonuclease — MRMGEKQKRKMFISVLPGEQVEVAIMEDGVVCEYYVEMLHQSKTKGNIYKGKIHNVDQALQAAFINYGSEKNGFLQVDEVHPEYYQGDVPSRGKYPPLQKVLKPGQEVLVQVVKEPTGSKGAFLTTYLSIPGRYFVLTPGREQLGISRKIEDEKERDRLKEVVEELKLDEGLGVIVRTVSEAQSKSSLSRDLQFLKRLWKDIRKKGISSESPAVIYEEKDLAFRAIRDYLTPDIAECWVDDEETARQITDFAALIFPRRKTFIKVHSETERTLYERFRIEAQLQKIFSRNVNLPSGGQLVIDHTEALTAIDINSGKIGGEKNFKEMALRTNIEAAQEIPNQLMLRDIGGQIVVDFIEMKDGKHIREVEKVLRQALKVDRARTDIGRISKFGLLEIVRQRLGTSALSGSLEPCPHCSGAGTRRNLEWRSMQALKDIYRELRKDKSSEPFTYMTDADLMQYLVNRKREKLMEFEQTFGRKIFVMPTETPNCAFC, encoded by the coding sequence ATACGTATGGGCGAGAAGCAAAAGCGCAAGATGTTCATCAGCGTGCTGCCTGGTGAACAGGTGGAAGTGGCCATCATGGAAGATGGCGTGGTGTGCGAATATTATGTCGAGATGCTCCATCAGAGCAAGACCAAGGGCAACATCTACAAGGGCAAGATCCACAACGTCGATCAGGCCCTGCAGGCCGCCTTCATCAATTACGGGTCGGAAAAGAACGGATTCCTGCAGGTCGACGAAGTTCATCCCGAATACTATCAGGGCGACGTACCCAGCCGTGGCAAGTATCCGCCCCTGCAGAAGGTGTTGAAGCCCGGCCAGGAAGTGCTGGTGCAGGTGGTCAAGGAACCTACCGGCTCCAAGGGTGCATTTCTGACCACATATCTGTCCATCCCCGGCCGCTATTTTGTGCTCACCCCCGGCCGCGAGCAGCTCGGCATTTCCCGCAAGATCGAAGACGAGAAGGAACGCGATCGTCTCAAAGAGGTCGTCGAGGAGCTCAAGCTCGACGAAGGCCTCGGAGTCATCGTGCGCACGGTCAGCGAAGCTCAGAGCAAGAGCAGCCTGTCCCGCGACCTGCAGTTTCTGAAGCGCTTGTGGAAGGACATCCGCAAGAAAGGCATCTCCTCCGAGTCCCCGGCAGTTATCTATGAGGAAAAGGATCTGGCCTTTCGGGCCATCCGCGACTACCTCACCCCCGACATCGCCGAGTGTTGGGTGGATGACGAAGAGACCGCAAGGCAGATCACGGATTTCGCCGCCCTTATCTTTCCCCGCCGCAAGACGTTCATCAAGGTCCATTCCGAGACCGAGCGGACCCTTTACGAGCGTTTTCGCATCGAGGCGCAGCTGCAGAAGATTTTCAGCCGCAACGTCAATCTGCCCAGCGGCGGACAGCTGGTCATCGATCACACCGAGGCCCTGACCGCCATCGACATCAACTCCGGAAAGATCGGCGGAGAAAAGAATTTCAAGGAGATGGCCCTGCGGACCAACATCGAGGCCGCGCAGGAGATCCCCAACCAGCTCATGCTGCGCGACATAGGCGGCCAGATAGTGGTCGACTTCATCGAGATGAAGGACGGAAAGCACATCCGCGAGGTGGAAAAGGTTCTGCGCCAGGCCCTCAAGGTCGATCGTGCGCGCACGGACATAGGCCGTATCTCCAAATTCGGTCTGCTCGAGATCGTCCGCCAGCGTCTTGGCACCTCGGCCCTCTCGGGGAGTCTGGAACCTTGTCCGCACTGCTCCGGAGCCGGCACCCGCCGCAACCTGGAATGGCGCTCCATGCAGGCCCTCAAGGATATCTACCGTGAACTGCGCAAGGACAAGAGCTCCGAGCCGTTCACCTACATGACGGACGCGGATCTCATGCAGTACCTTGTCAACCGCAAGCGGGAAAAGCTCATGGAGTTTGAGCAGACATTTGGTCGCAAGATCTTCGTCATGCCCACGGAAACGCCCAACTGCGCATTTTGCTAG
- a CDS encoding tRNA (adenine-N1)-methyltransferase, giving the protein MLEPGQLVMLLNANDKRYFVTAQEGQVMHTNEGLLHLDEVRAAGWGQQVMTHKGYPFTVMRPTLYDLVKSVKRRTQIIYPKEIGYIVMKLGIGPGCRIVEAGCGSGGLTTALAWLVGDTGKVYTYERREEFYTLCRQNLERIGLSHRVEQFHHDIAEGFQPHAADALFLDVREPCDYIHHIPNAVVPGAPVGFLLPTTNQVQDLLKSLQEGPFRQIEVVEIFLRHYKPVPERLRPEDRMVAHTGFLVFARTFAQLDTAETVEPQGSQPEDMPQEPLTED; this is encoded by the coding sequence ATGCTCGAACCGGGACAGCTGGTAATGCTGCTCAACGCAAACGACAAGCGATATTTTGTTACTGCCCAGGAAGGGCAGGTAATGCATACAAATGAAGGACTTCTGCACCTTGACGAAGTCCGTGCCGCAGGCTGGGGACAGCAGGTCATGACGCACAAGGGCTATCCCTTCACCGTCATGCGCCCCACCCTCTACGATCTGGTCAAGTCGGTAAAACGCCGCACCCAGATCATTTACCCCAAGGAAATCGGCTACATCGTCATGAAGCTGGGCATTGGCCCCGGTTGCCGCATCGTCGAGGCCGGCTGCGGTTCCGGCGGTCTGACCACGGCTCTGGCCTGGCTGGTCGGCGACACGGGCAAGGTCTACACCTACGAACGCCGCGAAGAATTCTACACCCTTTGCCGCCAGAACCTGGAACGCATCGGCCTCTCTCACCGCGTGGAACAGTTTCATCACGACATCGCCGAGGGCTTCCAGCCTCACGCCGCCGACGCCCTCTTTCTGGATGTGCGCGAACCCTGCGACTATATCCATCATATTCCAAACGCGGTCGTTCCCGGCGCGCCTGTCGGCTTCCTGCTGCCGACCACAAATCAGGTCCAGGATCTCCTGAAATCCCTGCAGGAAGGGCCCTTCCGACAGATCGAGGTGGTGGAGATCTTTCTGCGCCACTACAAGCCCGTACCCGAACGCCTGCGCCCCGAAGACCGCATGGTTGCCCATACCGGCTTTTTGGTCTTCGCCCGCACCTTTGCCCAGCTTGACACGGCCGAAACCGTTGAACCACAAGGGTCACAGCCGGAAGACATGCCGCAGGAGCCTTTGACCGAAGATTGA
- a CDS encoding phenylacetate--CoA ligase, which produces MTRKDRTEGIFSRREVLDATERQKYYQIQLKELLSYAYRYSEDVKKRFDRAQFSVEKFRDLIDLKHVPILKKKELIFLQSMGPRLGGLLTKDLGELRRVFLSPGPIFDPEDRGDDYWGWTESFYAAGFRSGDLVQNTFNYHMTPAGLMFEEPLRQLSCAVVPTGPGNTGSQLDIMKKLRVTGYVGTPSYLMHLAQKGEEKGLNLRKDLYLEVAFVTGEKFSEKLRSTLEKKFDLIMRQGYGTADVGCIGYECFHKNGLHIANRAYVEICHPDTGIPLKDGEVGEIVVTAFNKTYPLIRLATGDLSYIDRASCPCGRTSPRLGTIVGRVDTTARIKGMFVYPHQVEQVISSFEEIKRWQIEVTNPGGIDEMTLLIETSGFKREEELLHMFREKIKIRPALKILTPGTLPPQIRFIEDKRNWD; this is translated from the coding sequence ATGACCCGCAAGGATCGCACTGAAGGCATTTTCAGCCGACGCGAAGTTCTGGATGCCACGGAACGCCAGAAATACTACCAGATCCAGCTCAAAGAGCTGCTCTCTTATGCGTATAGATATTCCGAGGACGTGAAAAAGCGTTTTGACCGCGCACAGTTTTCCGTGGAAAAATTCCGCGACCTCATCGACCTCAAACATGTCCCGATCCTCAAGAAAAAGGAACTCATCTTCCTGCAGTCCATGGGCCCGCGCCTGGGTGGCCTCTTGACCAAGGACCTTGGCGAGCTGCGCCGCGTCTTCCTGTCCCCCGGTCCCATCTTCGACCCCGAGGACAGAGGGGACGACTACTGGGGCTGGACCGAGAGCTTCTACGCCGCGGGCTTTCGCTCCGGCGATCTGGTCCAGAACACCTTCAACTATCACATGACCCCGGCCGGCCTCATGTTTGAGGAACCCCTCAGGCAGCTGAGCTGCGCCGTGGTGCCCACGGGCCCCGGCAACACCGGAAGCCAGCTCGACATCATGAAAAAGCTGCGCGTCACCGGCTACGTAGGCACGCCGAGCTACCTCATGCACCTGGCCCAGAAGGGCGAGGAAAAGGGGCTCAACCTGCGCAAGGACCTGTACCTGGAAGTGGCCTTCGTCACAGGCGAAAAATTCTCCGAGAAGCTGCGTTCCACCCTTGAAAAGAAGTTCGACCTGATCATGCGTCAGGGCTACGGCACCGCCGACGTGGGCTGCATCGGCTACGAATGCTTCCACAAGAACGGCCTGCACATCGCCAACCGCGCCTACGTGGAGATCTGCCACCCCGACACGGGCATTCCGCTCAAGGACGGCGAAGTGGGCGAGATCGTGGTCACGGCCTTCAACAAGACCTACCCGCTGATCCGTCTGGCCACGGGCGATCTTTCCTACATCGACCGCGCGTCCTGCCCCTGCGGCCGCACTTCCCCGCGCCTCGGCACCATTGTCGGCCGCGTGGACACGACCGCCCGCATCAAGGGCATGTTCGTGTACCCGCACCAGGTCGAACAGGTCATCTCGAGCTTCGAGGAGATCAAGAGATGGCAGATCGAGGTCACCAACCCAGGCGGCATCGACGAGATGACGCTGCTGATCGAGACCTCCGGCTTCAAGCGGGAAGAGGAGCTGCTGCACATGTTCCGCGAGAAGATCAAGATCCGGCCGGCCCTGAAGATCCTCACCCCCGGCACCCTGCCTCCGCAGATCCGGTTCATCGAGGACAAGCGCAATTGGGATTGA
- a CDS encoding iron-regulated protein — MSRLILPVLLAMLAGCAKPAAVTPPWVSPPPGSFLSAEAEPLTDAEVVRRTSHADFILIGESHTNPCDHTVQARLIETLAQSGQRFSIGLEMLPVTKQTVLDEFNSRRITAADLGEKVDWDKTWGYSYALYKPIFELAEKFDLPVIGLNVPRQTLVTFRDKGNEALSETDRNALPRRIIPASPAQKAALEMQVGLHQSMRTASTPDAAPKDAQAEGTKASKAMPRQAPSMRSMAEKFYLVQALWDSMMAEQALAWKERLARPMLILAGSGHVEHSWGIEYRLRTLDPNATCLSVMPVRDGEDFRAQTDASQRPMPAEQVYFHCAAQHKSRLGMNILFEEKAMRIESVEPGSKADSAGLMVGDVLIAAAGRPLTEAMDLHFAAMAASRQNKPLELTVKRAGQTVNLTIPLTAPQD; from the coding sequence ATGAGCCGCCTCATCCTCCCCGTGCTTCTGGCAATGCTTGCCGGATGCGCAAAGCCGGCGGCGGTGACTCCCCCATGGGTATCCCCGCCGCCGGGATCTTTTCTCTCGGCCGAAGCCGAGCCCCTGACCGACGCCGAAGTCGTGAGACGGACCAGCCACGCCGACTTCATTCTCATTGGAGAAAGCCACACCAATCCCTGCGACCACACCGTCCAGGCGCGCCTCATCGAAACTCTGGCGCAAAGCGGACAACGCTTTTCCATCGGTCTTGAAATGCTGCCGGTCACGAAGCAGACTGTGCTGGACGAATTCAACTCCCGGCGCATCACTGCCGCCGATCTGGGCGAAAAGGTGGACTGGGATAAAACCTGGGGCTACTCCTACGCTCTCTATAAACCCATTTTCGAATTGGCCGAGAAATTCGACCTCCCCGTAATCGGCCTGAACGTCCCGAGACAAACGCTGGTCACATTCCGGGACAAAGGCAACGAGGCCTTGAGCGAGACCGACAGGAACGCCCTGCCGCGCAGGATCATCCCTGCCAGCCCGGCTCAGAAGGCGGCCCTTGAGATGCAGGTAGGACTGCATCAGAGCATGCGTACGGCCAGCACGCCGGACGCCGCGCCCAAGGACGCGCAAGCCGAGGGAACCAAGGCATCCAAAGCCATGCCCCGCCAGGCTCCCTCCATGAGGAGCATGGCCGAAAAATTCTACCTCGTGCAGGCGTTGTGGGATTCCATGATGGCCGAGCAGGCCCTGGCCTGGAAGGAACGGCTGGCCCGGCCCATGCTGATCCTGGCCGGAAGCGGACATGTGGAGCACAGCTGGGGCATTGAGTACCGGCTGCGAACCCTGGACCCCAATGCGACATGTCTCTCTGTCATGCCCGTGCGCGACGGGGAGGATTTCAGGGCCCAAACCGATGCGTCCCAGCGCCCCATGCCCGCGGAGCAGGTCTATTTCCACTGCGCGGCCCAGCACAAAAGCCGCCTCGGCATGAACATCCTTTTCGAAGAAAAAGCCATGCGCATTGAGAGTGTGGAACCCGGCTCAAAGGCCGATTCGGCCGGGCTGATGGTCGGCGATGTACTGATCGCGGCCGCAGGGCGCCCCCTGACCGAGGCCATGGACCTGCACTTCGCGGCCATGGCCGCCTCCCGTCAAAACAAACCGCTGGAACTCACCGTCAAGCGTGCCGGACAGACCGTAAACCTGACCATCCCCCTGACCGCCCCTCAAGACTGA
- a CDS encoding DNA-formamidopyrimidine glycosylase, protein MPELPEVETIARGLHALVQGRRICKVHLLTPSVLRAGNPDSLPGRTITHVSRRAKLLLAHLDNDECLAFHLKMTGRVWVAHPDRELPKHTHLVCGLEGHDRLIFEDTRRFGFFGIFGPQDFEAWSFYSSLGPEPLESSAEELAVRLGVRRAGVKSLLLNQTVLAGIGNIYADESLFAARIHPASVAAHIPRAKLVLLCTELRRILLEAIAAGGSTISDYRNAYGKSGIFQDSFAVYGKKGKPCPACGMALKAAQIAGRTSTHCPRCQKLY, encoded by the coding sequence ATGCCTGAACTGCCCGAAGTCGAAACCATCGCCCGCGGACTGCACGCTCTGGTCCAGGGGCGTCGCATCTGCAAGGTCCATCTTCTGACGCCAAGCGTGCTGCGGGCCGGGAACCCCGATTCCCTGCCGGGCAGAACCATCACCCATGTCTCGCGCCGGGCCAAGCTTCTTCTCGCCCATCTGGACAATGACGAGTGCCTGGCCTTTCACCTCAAAATGACCGGACGGGTCTGGGTCGCGCACCCGGATCGGGAACTGCCCAAACACACACATCTTGTCTGCGGCCTTGAAGGTCATGACCGCCTGATCTTCGAGGATACGCGGCGCTTCGGATTTTTCGGGATATTTGGCCCGCAGGATTTTGAGGCCTGGAGCTTTTACAGCAGCCTCGGCCCCGAACCCCTGGAGAGTTCCGCCGAGGAACTGGCGGTGCGCCTTGGTGTGCGCCGTGCCGGAGTGAAGAGCCTGCTTCTCAATCAGACCGTCCTGGCCGGAATCGGCAACATCTACGCCGATGAATCCCTTTTTGCGGCCCGCATCCATCCGGCCAGCGTTGCCGCGCACATACCGCGCGCAAAGCTGGTCCTGCTCTGCACCGAACTGCGCCGCATCCTGCTTGAGGCCATCGCCGCCGGAGGCAGCACCATCAGCGACTACCGCAACGCCTACGGCAAAAGCGGCATCTTCCAGGACAGTTTTGCGGTCTACGGCAAGAAAGGCAAGCCCTGCCCGGCCTGCGGCATGGCGCTAAAAGCAGCGCAGATCGCGGGAAGAACTTCGACGCATTGCCCACGGTGCCAAAAGCTGTACTAG
- a CDS encoding N-acetyltransferase codes for MTSERTSRPDICIREMELDDLAPVYHLGERLFTCDLYPFLYRTWDEWEVVGHYNTDPEFSLVAEVDDALAGFIIGTLISKASWTYGYIVWLGVDRAFHSTGVAHKLYDKLVERMVEAGARYLIADTDPSNAAALKFFSRKGFKSERAHVVLSLNLSRTERYRAILDKHGNGHGEGELKKSKRPIVKIKKGKEKPLCGTTALAPEA; via the coding sequence ATGACATCCGAACGAACCTCAAGGCCCGACATCTGCATCCGAGAAATGGAACTCGACGATCTCGCGCCGGTATATCATCTCGGCGAGCGCCTGTTCACCTGTGATCTCTACCCCTTTCTGTACCGCACCTGGGACGAGTGGGAGGTGGTCGGTCATTACAATACGGACCCTGAGTTCAGTCTGGTGGCCGAGGTGGATGACGCTCTGGCCGGATTCATCATCGGCACGCTCATCAGCAAGGCGTCCTGGACCTACGGCTATATCGTCTGGCTGGGGGTGGACAGGGCCTTTCATTCCACGGGCGTGGCCCATAAGCTTTACGATAAGCTGGTGGAGCGTATGGTCGAGGCCGGTGCGCGCTATCTCATCGCCGACACCGACCCAAGCAATGCCGCGGCGCTCAAGTTTTTCAGCCGGAAGGGATTCAAGAGCGAGCGAGCGCATGTGGTGTTGTCTCTGAATTTGAGTCGCACCGAGCGCTACCGGGCCATCCTCGACAAGCACGGCAACGGCCATGGCGAAGGTGAGCTCAAAAAGTCCAAACGCCCCATTGTGAAGATCAAGAAGGGAAAAGAAAAACCCCTCTGCGGCACCACGGCCCTGGCTCCCGAAGCCTGA
- a CDS encoding cell division topological specificity factor MinE: MGIFSYFRTKKNTAEVAKNRLQIIVAHERAQNGGYEFLPRLRQELMQVVQKYVHVELEDIRVDVNRDGDCEVLEFNVTLPDNKR; this comes from the coding sequence ATGGGTATCTTCAGTTATTTCCGCACCAAGAAAAACACGGCAGAGGTGGCCAAGAACCGGCTGCAGATCATCGTGGCCCATGAGCGGGCCCAAAACGGGGGGTACGAGTTCCTGCCCCGGCTGCGCCAGGAGCTCATGCAGGTGGTGCAGAAATATGTTCATGTGGAACTTGAAGACATCCGGGTGGACGTGAACCGGGACGGCGACTGTGAAGTCCTGGAATTCAACGTGACCCTCCCGGACAACAAACGCTGA
- the minD gene encoding septum site-determining protein MinD: MGKIIVVTSGKGGVGKTTSSASLATGLARRGMQVAVLDFDVGLRNLDLIMGCERRVVYDFVNVIQGDATLHQAMIRDKRVENLFILPASQTKDKDALRMEGVEKVLDELSARFDFVICDSPAGIEHGALMAMHFADEAVVVTNPEVSSVRDSDRVLGLLQSKTRKAKNGGNIREHLLLTRYDPERVERGEMLSVADVEEILAIPLLGVIPESKSVLAASNSGEPVILDDGSDAGQAYEDAVSRLMGEDLPHRFLTSRKKGFFARIFGG, from the coding sequence GTGGGTAAAATTATCGTTGTTACTTCGGGCAAGGGCGGGGTCGGCAAGACCACTTCCAGCGCTTCCCTGGCCACGGGCCTGGCCCGGCGAGGCATGCAGGTCGCTGTGCTTGATTTTGACGTGGGCCTGCGCAACCTTGATCTGATAATGGGCTGCGAGCGCCGGGTGGTCTACGATTTCGTCAACGTCATCCAGGGCGATGCCACGTTGCACCAGGCCATGATCCGCGACAAGCGGGTCGAAAATCTTTTCATACTCCCCGCGTCACAGACCAAGGACAAGGACGCCCTGCGCATGGAAGGCGTGGAGAAGGTGCTGGACGAGCTCTCGGCCCGTTTCGACTTCGTCATCTGCGACTCGCCGGCGGGCATAGAACACGGGGCGCTCATGGCCATGCATTTCGCCGACGAAGCAGTGGTCGTGACCAATCCGGAGGTGTCTTCGGTGCGTGACTCCGACCGGGTGCTGGGCCTGCTGCAGAGCAAGACCAGAAAGGCCAAGAATGGCGGGAATATACGGGAGCATCTGTTGCTTACCCGTTATGATCCCGAGCGGGTCGAACGGGGCGAGATGCTCAGCGTGGCTGACGTTGAGGAGATTCTGGCCATCCCGCTGCTGGGGGTGATCCCGGAGTCCAAGTCCGTGCTGGCCGCCTCCAATTCCGGCGAGCCGGTCATTCTCGACGACGGAAGCGACGCGGGCCAGGCCTATGAGGATGCGGTGTCACGTTTGATGGGAGAGGATCTGCCGCACCGTTTTCTGACTTCTCGCAAGAAGGGTTTTTTCGCCCGGATTTTTGGAGGCTGA
- the minC gene encoding septum site-determining protein MinC has product MDVSSFEIKGKVAPCTLFRPLTVDLAALGTDVEARLGQTPEFFRNMAVIVDLSALGEMRNGLDLNGLVRLLRDQGMMPVGIQGGNEYHERLAPNLHLGVFPESRPALERASTGGASAPFADTAAMVVDKPVRSGQQVYAKGRDLVVLAPVGQGAEVIADGNIHIYAPLRGRALAGVMGFEGARIFCKELRAELISVAGLYRVSEDLPENLHGVSAQIRLSGRQLLIESL; this is encoded by the coding sequence ATTGATGTGTCGTCCTTTGAAATAAAGGGTAAAGTCGCACCTTGCACGCTTTTCAGACCGCTGACGGTCGATTTGGCGGCGTTGGGCACCGACGTTGAAGCGCGTCTGGGGCAGACTCCCGAGTTTTTCCGCAACATGGCGGTCATAGTGGACCTTTCCGCCCTGGGCGAGATGCGCAACGGGCTTGATTTGAACGGTCTGGTACGCCTGCTGCGGGATCAGGGCATGATGCCCGTGGGCATCCAGGGTGGTAACGAGTATCATGAGCGGCTGGCTCCCAACCTGCATCTGGGTGTCTTTCCGGAGAGCAGGCCCGCCCTGGAGCGGGCTTCCACTGGCGGGGCAAGCGCTCCCTTTGCCGATACTGCGGCCATGGTCGTGGACAAGCCCGTTCGTTCCGGACAGCAGGTCTATGCCAAGGGCCGAGATCTTGTGGTGCTCGCTCCCGTGGGGCAGGGCGCCGAAGTCATTGCCGACGGCAATATCCACATCTATGCGCCGTTGCGCGGACGGGCCCTGGCCGGGGTCATGGGTTTCGAGGGGGCGCGGATCTTTTGCAAGGAGCTGCGGGCAGAACTGATCTCTGTCGCCGGGCTGTACCGGGTCAGCGAGGATTTGCCAGAAAACCTGCATGGCGTTTCGGCTCAGATCCGTCTGAGCGGACGCCAGCTTTTGATTGAATCTCTTTGA
- a CDS encoding PaaI family thioesterase → MDIRHVIEQEIPYDRFLGLLVEEIRPGYARLRLPYRPEFIGDPRRPALHGGLISMLVDTCGGSAVWAACSVRDRVATIDMRVDYLRPADPADLIAIGEVKLLGNRVGNATVQIFSANNPDVVIAEGRAVYNIRKAGAKTPDNMCIPISNP, encoded by the coding sequence ATGGATATTCGTCACGTCATCGAGCAGGAAATTCCCTACGACCGTTTTCTGGGCCTCCTGGTAGAGGAAATCCGCCCCGGCTACGCCCGTCTGCGTTTGCCCTATCGCCCTGAATTCATTGGCGACCCAAGACGACCGGCACTGCACGGCGGTCTCATCTCCATGCTCGTGGACACCTGCGGCGGCTCGGCTGTGTGGGCGGCCTGCTCGGTGCGCGACCGGGTGGCGACCATCGACATGCGCGTGGACTACCTGCGCCCGGCCGATCCGGCGGATCTCATCGCCATCGGCGAGGTCAAGCTGCTTGGCAACCGGGTCGGCAACGCCACCGTGCAGATTTTCTCCGCGAATAATCCGGACGTGGTCATTGCCGAAGGCCGGGCCGTGTATAATATTCGAAAGGCAGGGGCAAAGACACCGGACAACATGTGCATCCCGATCAGCAATCCATGA
- a CDS encoding isochorismatase: MKNSRLVFVLTALVFICITPARAETIVEDWNTVTPPPPVELKAVTVNPANTAFLVLDIEERTCNTQARPRCVESAPRIGAFLAKARAAGMPVVHSLTSKGTPETILPEARPLPEEPIVQSSVDKFFKTELEAILENLGVENVIIVGTTAEGAVLHTATGASMRGLNVIVPVDGMSAGTLYAEQYTAWHLLNAPGTRARTSLTRLDMIDITSK, encoded by the coding sequence ATGAAAAACTCAAGACTTGTTTTCGTTTTGACAGCGCTTGTCTTCATATGCATAACGCCCGCCCGGGCGGAGACCATTGTTGAAGACTGGAACACGGTAACGCCTCCACCGCCCGTGGAACTCAAGGCAGTGACTGTCAACCCGGCGAATACGGCTTTTCTTGTACTCGATATTGAAGAACGGACCTGCAACACACAGGCACGGCCTCGCTGTGTGGAGTCCGCACCCCGCATCGGGGCCTTCCTGGCCAAGGCCAGGGCCGCAGGAATGCCTGTAGTGCACAGCCTGACCAGCAAAGGCACGCCTGAAACCATTCTTCCCGAGGCCAGGCCCCTGCCGGAAGAGCCCATAGTTCAGTCCTCTGTGGACAAGTTCTTCAAGACCGAATTGGAAGCGATCCTGGAAAATCTGGGTGTGGAGAACGTCATCATCGTCGGCACAACTGCCGAAGGCGCGGTCCTGCATACTGCCACTGGCGCTTCCATGCGCGGCTTGAACGTCATCGTACCAGTGGACGGAATGTCGGCAGGAACACTCTACGCCGAGCAATACACGGCCTGGCATCTGCTGAACGCGCCCGGCACGCGCGCCCGGACCAGCCTGACCAGGCTGGACATGATCGACATCACCTCCAAGTAA
- a CDS encoding NADH-dependent flavin oxidoreductase → MTADLFAPFTLGAYTLRNRLGVAPMTRMSAGKEAIPRRDVLDFLVRRAQNGAALVFTEAIVTDYESAQGYPGQARILTQPQIEAWKPVTEAIRAHGAVSIMQMFHCGRMAWPEINPAARSIAPSPVTPRQVNPLTGEPYPVPDAMSRFDIAHVVNGFVETARGAVAAGFDGVEIHGAHGYLINQFLSSYSNHRTDEYGGTMANRFRFAREIIRAVHEVLPKDTLLTFRVSNWGIADMEVSLFRDAREWEELIDLIDSEPIDSLSLSTYDFKAKAFGTEQTMSGLTRSRTTKPLMICGKIHDRGTAQEALTEADIVLSGKSILLNPDFVEDVRQGKELPLYSSEAANVAYTTEPLP, encoded by the coding sequence ATGACTGCCGATCTCTTCGCACCCTTCACTCTCGGCGCGTACACATTGAGGAACCGTCTTGGCGTGGCTCCCATGACCCGCATGTCCGCAGGCAAGGAAGCCATTCCGCGCCGGGATGTTCTGGATTTTCTGGTGCGCCGGGCCCAGAACGGCGCGGCACTGGTTTTCACCGAGGCCATCGTCACGGACTATGAGAGCGCCCAGGGCTATCCAGGCCAGGCCAGAATACTGACCCAGCCCCAGATCGAAGCCTGGAAACCCGTGACCGAGGCCATACGCGCACATGGGGCCGTCTCCATCATGCAGATGTTTCACTGCGGACGCATGGCCTGGCCGGAAATCAACCCCGCCGCCCGTTCCATCGCGCCCAGCCCCGTCACGCCCAGACAGGTCAATCCGCTCACCGGCGAGCCCTACCCCGTACCCGACGCCATGAGCCGTTTTGACATCGCGCATGTCGTAAACGGATTCGTTGAGACAGCCCGAGGAGCCGTTGCCGCCGGATTTGACGGGGTGGAGATCCATGGCGCCCACGGATACCTGATCAACCAGTTCCTCTCCAGCTATTCAAACCACCGCACTGACGAATACGGCGGCACAATGGCCAACCGTTTTCGCTTTGCCCGGGAGATCATCCGCGCCGTGCACGAAGTTCTGCCCAAGGACACGCTGCTCACATTTCGCGTCTCCAACTGGGGCATTGCGGACATGGAAGTGTCCCTGTTCAGGGACGCCCGTGAATGGGAAGAGCTCATCGACCTCATCGACTCCGAACCCATAGACTCCCTGTCTCTCTCGACCTACGACTTCAAGGCCAAAGCTTTTGGCACGGAGCAGACCATGTCCGGCCTGACACGCTCCCGGACCACCAAGCCGCTCATGATCTGCGGCAAGATCCACGACCGCGGGACAGCGCAGGAGGCGCTCACCGAGGCGGACATTGTCCTGTCCGGCAAGTCCATCCTGCTCAATCCGGACTTCGTGGAGGATGTCCGCCAGGGCAAGGAATTGCCCCTTTATTCATCCGAAGCGGCAAACGTCGCCTACACCACCGAACCCCTGCCCTGA